The proteins below are encoded in one region of Agelaius phoeniceus isolate bAgePho1 chromosome 35, bAgePho1.hap1, whole genome shotgun sequence:
- the CYP27B1 gene encoding 25-hydroxyvitamin D-1 alpha hydroxylase, mitochondrial, translated as MSPGLRLPARAALLSRSPPEPGLPRAPPVPSVSSPLPRGSPEPSRPRGLAEMPGPSSAAFIFELLCRGGVRRLHEMQVHGRARFGPVWRARFGPVLTVHVAEPALVAQVLRQEGPEPRRALSCPWKQHRELRGAPGGLLTLARGVRGGPGGDSGVIQPPLPPPLPLPPPGWRARRGAAPGGSWLGPCSARALPRPSRPRWRRPWPSSWRGCGGCGGATPRGLVRDIGTEFNRFGLEAISLVLFSSRLGCLGDPGDSGDSSDTEAVLQSVGAVLALTLVTMALPRPLLRLVPAPWDAFCHAWDQLFAFAKGHVDRRVAEVAARGPLAEGDTCVTDLLARERVPVSSIYGNVTELLLAGVDTVASTLAWSLYELARNPGAQAALHRQLLTATNGVTGGDSATTDRATAAATAAVLGRLPLLRAVVKETLRLYPVIPANARVVPECDIRVGDYLVPRQTLITLCHYATSRDSRYFPAPDAFRPERWLRHGDTAGDTGDTAGDTGDSPGDTPGDSPGDSPGDSPGDSPGPRHPFASLPFGLGPRSCVGRRLAELQLHMALAQILLHFEVRPEPGGSRVRPMTRTLLAPGAPISLRFLER; from the exons ATGTCCCCCGGCCTCCGCCTGCCCGCCCGGGCCGCGCTCCTGTCCCGCTCCCCGCCCgagccggggctgccccgggctccCCCGGTCCCCTCCGTCTCCTCCCCGCTGCCCCGGGGCTCCCCGGAGccctcccggccccggggcCTGGCCGAGATGCCGGGGCCGAGCTCCGCCGCCTTCATCTTCGAGCTGCTGTGCCGGGGGGGCGTGCGGAGGCTGCACGAGATGCAG GTCCATGGCCGGGCCCGGTTCGGCCCGGTGTGGCGGGCCCGCTTCGGCCCGGTGCTCACGGTTCACGTGGCCGAGCCCGCGCTCGTGGCCCAGGTGCTGCGGCAGGAGGGCCCCGAGCCCCGGCGCgccctcagctgcccctggaagCAGCACCGGGAGCTGCGGGGGGCACCAGGGGGGCTCCTGACCCT GGCCCGTGGGGTgcggggggggcccgggggtGACTCAGGCGTGATTcagccccccctcccccctcccctccccctgcccccccccgGAT ggagggcGAGGCGTggcgcggctcccggcgggtCCTGGCTCGGGCCCTGCTCCGCCCGGGCGCTGCCGAGGCCTTCGCGGCCCCGGTGGCGGCGGCCGTGGCCGAGCTCGTGGCGCGGCtgcggcggctgcggcggcgCCACCCCCCGGGGCCTCGTGCGCGACATCGGCACTGAATTCAACCGATTCGGCCTCGAGG CCATCTCCTTGGTGCTGTTCTCCTCCcgcctgggctgcctgggggaccctggggactctggggacagcagtgacaccGAGGCCGTGCTGCAGAGCGTGGGGGCGGTGCTGGCGCTGACGCTGGTGACAATGGCACTGCCACGTCCCCTCCTGCGCCTCGTCCCCGCGCCCTGGGACGCCTTCTGCCACGCCTGGGACCAGCTCTTCGCCTTCG CCAAGGGACACGTGGACCGGCGCGTGGCCGAGGTGGCAGCGCGGGGGCCGCTGGCCGAGGGGGACACGTGTGTCACCGACCTGCTGGCCCGGGAGCGCGTCCCCGTCAGCAGCATCTACGGGAACGTCACCGAGCTGCTGCTGGCCGGGGTGGACACG GTGGCCAGCACGCTGGCCTGGAGCCTGTACGAGCTGGCCCGGAACCCGGGGGCGCAGGCGGCCCTGCACCGCCAGCTGCTCACTGCCACCAACGGTGTCACCGGcggtgacagtgccaccaccGACcgtgccactgctgctgccaccgccGCCGTGCTGGGACGGCTGCCACTGCTGCGGGCGGTGGTGAAGGAGACCCTcag GCTGTACCCCGTCATCCCGGCCAACGCCCGCGTTGTCCCCGAGTGTGACATCCGCGTCGGTGACTACCTGGTGCCACGCCAG ACCCTCATCACCCTGTGCCATTACGCCACGTCCCGCGACAGCCGCTACTTCCCCGCGCCCGACGCCTTCCGCCCAGAGCGCTGGCTGCGCCACGGGGACAccgctggggacaccggggacaccgctggggacaccggggacagccctggggacacccccggggacagccctggggacagccctggggacagccccggggACAGCCCCGGCCCCAGGCACCCCTTTGCCTCCCTGCCCTTCGGCCTCGGCCCGCGCAGCTGCGTCGGGCGCCGCCTGGccgagctgcagctgcacatggCGCTGGCACAG atCCTGTTGCACTTTGAGGTGCGGCCGGAGCCCGGGGGGAGCCGCGTGCGCCCCATGACCCGAACCCTGCTGGCCCCCGGAGCCCCCATCAGCCTGCGCTTCCTCGAGAGGTGA